The DNA sequence ACATCGAGGCCGGCTGACGGGCGGCACGATTGTCGATCTCAGCGATAAGCGCATCGATATAGGCATCATGCAGGTTATTCTGTCGTAGGGCTTGATGCAGCTTCCTGACGTAATCGAGGTTCGTTCCGAGCGCACCGGACGCCGCCGAGATGATCGGGGCAACGACCGCGGCTTCCGAATTGTTCTCGTGATGCGGATGACTGGTCTCTGCGACGAACGCCAGTGCCGTCAGCTCCTGACCGTTCGTCAAGGTGACCTTCGCCCAGGTCGGCCGATATGCGCCAGTTACCATCTCGCGAACCCAGATCATCCGAAGTTCGTCATTCAGACCTTCGTCAGGAAGACGAAGGATGACGCCAGCCGATTCTCCCCCGCGCTCGAGTGACAACATTCGCCCCGGAGCCTCGACGCTAGCGCGTCCGGCTATGGTGCGCAGACAAAAGCTGCGATGCCATCCGCTGAGGGTCGCCACTCTTCGATCTGCGTACTCGAAGAGCGGATTCCAAAGCAGTGATCCATAGGCGAAGAGCCATACCTCACCGTCTTTTGGACGGGACTCCATTGTCTCGTTGAGAGACGCATGGATTTTTTCAAGTGGCCACAGAATGTCTTCCGGAACATCCGAGAATGCCTGATGATAAGCGCCCGAAAGAATCGACTGTCTCGATAGCACGTTGACTCCCGCAATCAAGCACGCAATGAATGTAGCGATGTCGACATTCTACGCGGGACCATGGCTCGGATACATCGCGGTTCCGCAAAGGCAACTGTTCGGTATTCCGAATAATCAAATGCTCGTGTGTATCAGCACAGATGGGAAGCAGTGGACGGAACAAGCGTTCACGCATGTTTGGCACAACGACTCCGCTAATCCTGCCTCGTTTTCGCTGATACAGATAGTCCATGCCCGGACCGTGCCGGGCTTCGAAAAAAC is a window from the Caballeronia insecticola genome containing:
- a CDS encoding gamma-glutamylcyclotransferase; protein product: MLSRQSILSGAYHQAFSDVPEDILWPLEKIHASLNETMESRPKDGEVWLFAYGSLLWNPLFEYADRRVATLSGWHRSFCLRTIAGRASVEAPGRMLSLERGGESAGVILRLPDEGLNDELRMIWVREMVTGAYRPTWAKVTLTNGQELTALAFVAETSHPHHENNSEAAVVAPIISAASGALGTNLDYVRKLHQALRQNNLHDAYIDALIAEIDNRAARQPASM